The proteins below are encoded in one region of Triticum aestivum cultivar Chinese Spring chromosome 1B, IWGSC CS RefSeq v2.1, whole genome shotgun sequence:
- the LOC123130939 gene encoding serine/threonine-protein kinase-like protein At3g51990 has product MGYLSCRADSSAATCRSITAISPLPISRRARGPGAAAPPPAAAPEIERFAYDDLEAATSCFADAALLGRGSHGAVYKAVLPSGRAVAVKRPSPRRAEVDNEIRILSSVRGPRLVNLLGYSDPGPGPDPLRRPRLLVVEYMPNGTLYDLLHSNPRPPGWPRRVRLALQTARALRTLHEAEPAVIHRDVKSANVLLDAHLDAHLGDFGLALRVPKRDGGPGNAATPAPAGTLGYLDPAYVTPESLSTKTDVFSFGILLLEIMSGRKAIDVQYSPPSVVEWAVPLLRKGKVVALFDPRVAPPRDPVTRRDLASLAASCVRSCRERRPSMSDIVERLVVISKAVSAKVWNGMAVVGNPCAIVDVQKTISKRAAASEKESTSALAFDDDEKEADATLEELVPLVGAKKPPRPLKNGKVFSEAGDGERRNLLELMARIDGVAGQRFGISRARTVRGTSDLIQKDAVLILRRNQTVRVVESDALGKVERVSRLDASIKHKPAIEFQEKPEKMQDKGDGVQEKAEKIQEKEGKIQENPGEIDRAENIQEKTGQILDKAEKIKEKTGQILDKAEKIQGMPEKVQENERKIQEHTEVVQHNVEKIQDKAEKIQCKLKES; this is encoded by the coding sequence ATGGGGTACCTCTCCTGCCGGGCGGATTCGTCCGCGGCGACGTGCCGCTCCATCACGGCCATCTCGCCGCTCCCCATCTCGCGCCGCGCCAGGGGCCCCGGCGccgcggcgccgccgcccgccgccgcgccggagatCGAGCGCTTCGCGTACGACGACCTGGAGGCCGCCACATCCTGCTTCGCCGACGCCGCGCTGCTCGGCCGGGGCAGCCACGGGGCCGTCTACAAGGCCGTGCTCCCCTCGGGCCGCGCCGTCGCCGTCAAGCGCCCCTCCCCGCGCCGCGCCGAGGTGGACAATGAGATCCGCATCCTCTCCTCCGTGCGCGGCCCgcgcctcgtcaacctcctcggctacTCCGACCCCGGCCCCGGCCCCGAcccgctccgccgcccgcgcctgctcgtcgtcgagtacaTGCCCAACGGCACGCTCTACGACCTGCTCCACTCCAACCCGCGCCCGCCCGGCTGGCCGCGCCGCGTCCGCCTCGCGCTGCAGACCGCCAGGGCGCTGCGCACGCTCCACGAAGCCGAGCCCGCCGTCATCCACCGCGACGTCAAGTCCGCCAACGTCCTGCTCGACGCTCACCTCGACGCGCACCTAGGCGACTTCGGCCTCGCCCTCCGCGTCCCCAAGAGGGACGGCGGCCCCGGCAATGCCGCCACGCCGGCGCCCGCGGGCACGCTCGGCTACCTGGACCCGGCCTACGTCACCCCGGAGAGCCTCAGCACCAAGACCGACGTCTTCAGCTTCGGGATCCTGCTGCTGGAGATCATGAGCGGACGCAAGGCCATCGACGTTCAGTACTCGCCGCCCTCTGTCGTCGAGTGGGCGGTGCCCCTGCTGCGCAAGGGAAAGGTCGTCGCGCTGTTTGACCCACGGGTGGCGCCGCCCCGCGACCCAGTCACTCGGAGGGACCTGGCTTCGCTGGCTGCAAGCTGTGTGCGGTCCTGCCGGGAGCGACGGCCTTCCATGTCTGACATTGTTGAGCGGCTCGTCGTCATCAGCAAGGCGGTGTCTGCCAAGGTGTGGAACGGGATGGCGGTGGTAGGGAACCCTTGTGCCATTGTTGATGTTCAGAAGACCATCTCGAAGCGAGCTGCTGCATCAGAGAAGGAATCGACTTCAGCATTGGCATTTGATGATGATGAAAAGGAGGCAGATGCAACCTTGGAGGAGCTGGTGCCGCTGGTGGGTGCCAAGAAACCACCACGGCCATTGAAGAACGGAAAGGTGTTCTCTGAGGCAGGGGATGGTGAGAGGAGAAATCTCTTGGAGCTGATGGCTCGGATTGATGGTGTTGCTGGCCAAAGATTTGGCATCAGTCGGGCAAGAACAGTGCGCGGCACTAGTGATCTTATACAAAAAGATGCAGTCTTGATCCTGAGGAGGAACCAAACCGTAAGAGTGGTTGAATCAGATGCACTCGGTAAAGTTGAAAGGGTTTCACGTTTAGATGCAAGCATCAAGCATAAACCGGCAATAGAATTTCAAGAGAAACCAGAGAAAATGCAAGACAAGGGCGATGGAGTGCAAGAGAAAGCAGAGAAAATCCAAGAGAAGGAAGGCAAAATCCAAGAAAATCCAGGGGAAATTGATAGAGCTGAGAATATCCAAGAAAAGACGGGGCAAATCCTTGACAAAGCTGAGAAAATCAAAGAAAAGACAGGGCAGATCCTTGACAAAGCGGAGAAAATCCAAGGCATGCCGGAGAAAGTCCAAGAAAATGAAAGAAAAATCCAAGAGCACACGGAGGTAGTCCAACACAATGTGGAGAAGATCCAAGACAAAGCAGAGAAAATCCAATGCAAGTTGAAAGAAAGTTAA
- the LOC123130951 gene encoding protein N-terminal glutamine amidohydrolase: MADDGAAAGVDPSPSSPPIHPAAPDNPPIDAASFTHTPYYCEENVYLLCKELIRAGLADPAGNDLYAVFISNEEKKIPLWYQKASRTNDGFVLWDYHVICIQSRRNKGDVLDLVWDLDSSLPFPCPFLQYVVDAIQPLAFGDSIYGRLFRVVHGPVFLRSFASDRSHMKDPVGNWIELPPKYEPIVAEDGSTNNLNEYIAMSTNDVGDLESVVNDVYHNEHGVVINETLLPMFFSRLPE; this comes from the exons ATGGCTGACGACGGAGCAGCCGCCGGCGTAGacccctctccttcctctccccctATCCATCCGGCGGCACCGGACAACCCGCCCATCGATGCCGCATCCTTCACCCACACCCCGTACTACTG TGAAGAAAATGTGTACTTGCTATGTAAGGAGCTGATTAGAGCTGGACTTGCTGATCCTGCGGGCAATGACCTTTATGCTGTTTTCATATCAAATGAGGAAAAGAAG ATTCCTCTCTGGTATCAGAAAGCAAGTCGTACTAATGATGGATTTGTCTTGTGGGATTATCATGTAATCTGCATCCAG TCTAGGCGAAACAAAGGAGATGTTCTTGATCTTGTTTGGGATTTGGACTCGAGTCTTCCTTTCCCTTGTCCATTCCTCCAGTACGTTGTTGATGCCATTCAACCACTAGCATTTGGCGACTCCATCTATGGAAG ACTTTTCCGTGTAGTTCATGGTCCAGTATTTCTTCGATCATTTGCATCAGACAGAAGTCACATGAAGGACCCCGTGGGGAATTGGATTGAGTTACCCCCAAAATATGAACCAATTGTCGCGGAAG ATGGAAGCACCAATAACCTGAATGAGTACATAGCCATGTCTACTAATGATGTCGGAGACCTGGAAAGCGTGGTTAATGATGTCTACCACAACGAACATGGTGTGGTGATAAACGAAACGTTGCTCCCCATGTTCTTCTCCCGGTTGCCTGAATGA